One Streptomyces sp. CNQ-509 DNA window includes the following coding sequences:
- the mobF gene encoding MobF family relaxase: MLSIARVGAGSVWRYYLPVTAGVRRPRRARPPPSGQLRLPLPGVGDGGSGLAGGVPPPGVWTGRACPALGVAGVATERELELLFGQGLYPRADAITAECLAADHSPAAVRQAVKLGYAVRERTGKGGSVTAWDMVLRPPPSFHLLWALADDATRRILEDCHLLAGDDTLASLEERGLIVRSGRGSTVRRRARPGVAAVRFRHWTNRHGMPLLHDHYLISTRVQRPEGDWSNLHGRALLEQAVAAGTFYTQRVLEEACERLGLALVERETTRGLRTVPEIAGIPEDLIAWTGTRNEQIMCRLEDLAAEYTALYGYESGPRAPGQADGPGRQRDPPTQAAGGAAAGAAGPPPSAFGAERIDQLLALARRAAAAIRAAARPVVDLAGAAADVAAVVYVHRGRFRRRHLLAEARRHLTHELRGQRAEPGLDERIVAAALAHCCALTKPAGPLAGEHTAYTLTLADQMPRRTAVRCPYHRLPP; encoded by the coding sequence ATGTTGAGCATCGCGCGAGTGGGCGCCGGGTCGGTGTGGCGCTACTACCTCCCCGTCACCGCGGGCGTTCGCCGTCCGCGCCGCGCCCGTCCTCCTCCCTCCGGGCAACTGCGGTTGCCGCTGCCCGGCGTCGGCGACGGTGGCAGCGGCCTGGCGGGCGGGGTGCCGCCGCCCGGGGTGTGGACCGGCCGGGCCTGCCCGGCCCTCGGCGTCGCCGGCGTCGCGACCGAGCGGGAGCTGGAGTTGCTGTTCGGCCAGGGCCTGTACCCCCGTGCCGACGCCATCACCGCCGAGTGCCTGGCCGCCGACCACAGCCCGGCCGCCGTACGCCAGGCGGTCAAGCTTGGCTACGCCGTCCGCGAGCGCACCGGCAAAGGCGGCTCCGTGACGGCCTGGGACATGGTGCTGCGCCCACCGCCGTCGTTCCACCTGCTGTGGGCCCTGGCCGACGACGCAACCCGCCGAATCCTCGAGGACTGCCACCTTCTCGCCGGCGACGACACCCTCGCATCGCTGGAGGAGCGCGGGCTGATCGTGCGCTCCGGCCGGGGCAGCACCGTACGGCGCCGCGCCCGCCCCGGGGTGGCCGCGGTGCGTTTCCGGCACTGGACGAACCGGCACGGCATGCCGCTGCTGCACGACCACTACCTGATCAGTACCCGGGTGCAGCGCCCCGAGGGCGACTGGTCGAACCTGCACGGCCGCGCGCTGCTGGAACAGGCGGTCGCCGCCGGCACCTTCTACACCCAACGGGTCCTGGAAGAGGCGTGCGAGCGCCTCGGGCTCGCCCTCGTTGAACGGGAGACCACCCGCGGCTTGCGGACCGTACCGGAGATCGCCGGCATCCCCGAGGACCTCATCGCCTGGACCGGCACCCGCAACGAGCAGATCATGTGCCGCCTCGAAGATCTCGCCGCCGAGTACACGGCGCTCTACGGGTACGAGTCCGGGCCGCGGGCTCCGGGTCAAGCTGATGGCCCGGGCCGCCAACGAGACCCGCCCACGCAAGCAGCCGGCGGTGCCGCTGCCGGTGCTGCGGGCCCGCCGCCGTCCGCGTTCGGCGCCGAGCGCATCGACCAGCTGCTCGCGCTCGCACGCCGCGCGGCCGCCGCGATCCGGGCCGCCGCCCGGCCGGTGGTCGACCTGGCCGGTGCTGCCGCCGATGTCGCCGCCGTCGTCTACGTCCACCGCGGCCGCTTCCGCCGCCGGCACCTGCTCGCCGAAGCCCGCCGCCACCTCACCCACGAACTACGCGGCCAGCGCGCCGAGCCCGGCCTTGACGAACGCATCGTCGCCGCCGCCCTCGCCCACTGCTGCGCGCTCACCAAACCTGCCGGGCCGCTGGCCGGCGAGCACACCGCCTACACCCTCACCCTCGCCGACCAGATGCCCCGCCGAACCGCCGTCCGGTGCCCGTATCACCGCCTCCCGCCATGA
- a CDS encoding IclR family transcriptional regulator: MSDDEVRPKLQRAGAVKSPIQTIDRVAALLEAVAGAGPAGIALTQATDAVGLRASTGRTLLSALVMHGLVVQIESSRRYVLGPRFFELNRTYTLQNDLGAVAAPVLRELWETSQETVQLATLQHGRRVDVSVLVGPQLLNINPTTMRSASEPVEPLIHTAAGKVLLAGLPEAERDRLLASGRTAFDRETVLAELTAVAERGVATNHEEEVTGVCGIAAPVRDHSGRVVAALCLGYPSARRSPAYEERLRAATTASAAELSVLLGAPDDERGHRA; the protein is encoded by the coding sequence ATGAGCGACGACGAGGTGCGGCCGAAGCTCCAGCGGGCCGGAGCTGTCAAGAGCCCGATTCAGACGATCGACCGGGTCGCCGCCCTGCTGGAGGCGGTGGCTGGGGCCGGCCCCGCCGGGATCGCGCTGACGCAGGCCACCGATGCGGTCGGGCTGCGAGCCTCCACGGGCCGCACCCTGCTCTCCGCGCTGGTGATGCACGGGCTGGTCGTGCAGATCGAGTCCTCCCGCCGCTACGTACTGGGCCCGCGCTTCTTCGAGCTGAACCGCACCTACACGCTCCAGAACGACCTCGGTGCGGTGGCCGCCCCGGTGCTGCGCGAGCTGTGGGAGACAAGCCAGGAGACCGTGCAGCTGGCCACGCTCCAGCACGGCCGCCGGGTGGACGTGAGCGTGCTCGTCGGACCGCAGCTGCTCAACATCAACCCCACCACCATGCGCTCGGCGTCCGAGCCGGTCGAACCGCTCATCCACACGGCCGCGGGCAAGGTGCTGCTGGCCGGACTGCCGGAGGCCGAGCGCGACCGGCTGCTCGCCTCCGGGCGTACCGCCTTCGACCGGGAGACGGTGCTGGCGGAACTGACGGCGGTGGCCGAGCGGGGCGTAGCGACCAACCACGAGGAGGAGGTCACCGGGGTCTGCGGGATCGCCGCGCCGGTGCGCGACCACAGCGGACGGGTCGTCGCCGCGCTCTGCCTCGGGTACCCCTCGGCCCGGCGCTCCCCGGCCTACGAGGAGCGGCTGCGGGCGGCGACCACCGCGTCCGCCGCCGAGCTGTCGGTCCTGCTGGGCGCCCCGGACGACGAGCGGGGCCACCGTGCGTGA
- a CDS encoding FAD-dependent oxidoreductase: protein MREDLDVLVVGGGPAGICAAAQAAGLGARTGLVEKNGALGGTTTVAGVALPGLFHAWGHQIIAGIGWRLVREAAAVGGTALPDFSRWDLPHYRLQVPVNPAVYAALADRTVLVSGAEPLLHTMVAEAEWTDSRWRVVLCGKEGLREVWAGRLVDCTGDADVVALAGLARRRNPRQQPGTLMVRFGGYDHLAVDDLDLAALDRAYDAALAEGVLRAEDFQSAVHPLGKLLRHRGENAIHVTGVDGGTSDTRTQAELAGRRALLRIFRFLRAQPGLEGLTIDSWAVETGIRETFTIDGLARVTVDDYRGGRLWDDAVSYSFYPIDVHRSDGDGVDIRPLDYGVLPTIPRDAMVPRDGPGALLVAGRSVAGDQEANSAYRVQASCMATGQAAGTVAALSAATDTPVQDVPVAAIHRTLRATGAIVPGDVTVAPRPPTGPVGPTPPSRPAPPRR, encoded by the coding sequence GTGCGTGAGGACCTCGACGTGCTCGTCGTCGGCGGCGGCCCCGCCGGTATCTGCGCTGCGGCTCAGGCGGCCGGACTGGGCGCACGCACCGGCCTGGTGGAGAAGAACGGCGCGCTGGGCGGGACGACCACGGTCGCCGGCGTCGCGCTGCCGGGCCTCTTCCACGCCTGGGGGCACCAGATCATCGCCGGAATCGGCTGGCGGCTGGTGCGCGAGGCCGCCGCGGTCGGCGGCACCGCGCTGCCGGACTTCTCCCGCTGGGACCTGCCCCACTACCGACTCCAGGTGCCCGTCAACCCCGCCGTCTACGCCGCGCTCGCCGACCGCACCGTCCTCGTCTCCGGGGCCGAGCCGCTGCTGCACACGATGGTTGCCGAGGCCGAGTGGACCGACTCCCGGTGGCGCGTGGTGCTCTGCGGCAAGGAGGGCTTGCGCGAGGTGTGGGCCGGCCGCCTCGTGGACTGCACCGGCGACGCCGACGTGGTGGCGCTGGCCGGACTCGCCCGGCGGCGCAATCCGCGGCAGCAGCCGGGCACCCTGATGGTGCGATTCGGCGGCTACGACCACCTCGCTGTGGACGATCTCGATCTCGCCGCCCTCGACCGGGCCTACGACGCGGCGCTGGCCGAAGGCGTCCTGCGCGCCGAGGACTTCCAGTCGGCCGTCCATCCCCTGGGCAAGCTGCTGCGCCACCGCGGGGAGAACGCCATCCACGTCACCGGCGTGGACGGCGGTACGAGCGACACCCGTACCCAGGCCGAACTCGCCGGTCGCCGGGCCCTGTTGAGGATCTTCCGGTTCCTGCGCGCACAACCGGGCCTGGAGGGGCTGACCATCGACTCCTGGGCGGTGGAGACCGGCATCCGGGAGACGTTCACCATCGACGGCCTCGCCCGGGTCACCGTCGACGACTACCGCGGCGGACGTCTGTGGGACGACGCCGTCTCCTACAGCTTCTACCCCATCGACGTGCACCGCTCCGACGGCGACGGCGTCGACATCCGCCCCCTGGACTACGGAGTGCTGCCGACCATTCCCCGGGACGCCATGGTGCCCCGGGACGGCCCGGGGGCGCTGCTGGTCGCCGGGCGGTCCGTGGCCGGGGACCAGGAGGCCAACTCGGCCTACCGGGTTCAGGCTTCGTGCATGGCCACGGGCCAGGCGGCCGGTACGGTCGCCGCCCTCTCCGCGGCGACGGACACCCCCGTCCAGGACGTCCCCGTCGCCGCGATCCACCGCACCCTGCGAGCCACCGGCGCGATCGTCCCCGGGGACGTCACGGTCGCCCCGCGGCCGCCCACCGGACCGGTCGGTCCCACCCCACCATCCCGCCCAGCCCCGCCCCGCCGGTGA
- a CDS encoding ABC transporter substrate-binding protein, with product MSTSVRARRRPRVRVALAAAVAAVLALPSCGFVRSGDEAGKSTTLSSYTSPEQNTGLKELYAAYEKQEGVTFDASHAAAEELNQQLRVQLTSGTAADVIRVSPGYSSPVSAGVLGQTDELADLSDSAWADRLDDSTAVLAQAGDRTVAYPVGRNAIVAAYNKEVFAELDLEVPTTWSELLDACEALKKAGKTPIAAGLVEGIYLQFYVYALAGTLVHAEQPDLDERMRAGKTSFAKEPAWTEVFDKLTKLSEYFTPHALGTPPDQAQQELARGKAGITLLVSAGLPQLYDYAPDGAETFGLFALPADEDPGATMLPTAPDFLAVNAASPRVAQAKKFLDFLSRPKNVDRYAKTLGVLPGLGKTPDAKDSPLAEVLPLVEEGRTAPYANYLWSNGDTQQTLLQSGQQLLDGKIDVPELLRKMDKQYAKGAP from the coding sequence ATGAGCACCAGCGTCCGAGCCAGACGGCGCCCCCGCGTCCGGGTCGCACTCGCAGCCGCAGTGGCCGCCGTCCTTGCCCTGCCCAGCTGCGGATTCGTCCGGTCCGGCGACGAAGCCGGCAAATCCACCACCCTGTCCTCCTACACCAGTCCGGAGCAGAACACCGGACTGAAGGAGTTGTACGCCGCATACGAGAAGCAGGAGGGTGTCACCTTCGACGCCTCCCACGCCGCGGCGGAGGAGCTGAACCAGCAGCTGCGCGTCCAACTCACCTCGGGTACCGCGGCCGACGTCATACGCGTCTCCCCGGGGTACTCCAGCCCGGTCTCGGCGGGCGTGCTCGGCCAGACCGACGAGCTGGCCGACCTCTCGGACTCCGCGTGGGCGGACCGGCTCGACGACAGCACCGCCGTGCTGGCGCAGGCCGGGGATCGCACCGTCGCCTACCCGGTGGGCCGCAACGCCATCGTGGCGGCCTACAACAAGGAGGTCTTCGCCGAGCTGGACCTGGAGGTGCCCACCACCTGGAGCGAACTCCTCGACGCCTGCGAGGCGTTGAAGAAGGCGGGCAAGACTCCGATCGCCGCCGGGCTGGTCGAGGGCATCTACCTCCAATTCTACGTCTACGCCCTGGCCGGGACCCTCGTCCACGCCGAGCAGCCCGACCTCGACGAGCGGATGCGCGCGGGGAAGACGAGCTTCGCCAAGGAGCCCGCGTGGACGGAGGTCTTCGACAAGCTCACCAAGCTGTCGGAGTACTTCACCCCTCACGCGCTGGGCACCCCACCCGACCAGGCCCAGCAGGAGCTGGCCCGCGGCAAGGCGGGGATCACGCTGCTGGTCTCGGCCGGGCTCCCCCAGCTCTACGACTACGCACCCGACGGGGCTGAGACGTTCGGCCTCTTCGCGCTGCCCGCCGATGAGGACCCCGGGGCGACGATGCTCCCCACCGCCCCCGACTTCCTCGCTGTCAACGCCGCCTCACCACGGGTGGCGCAGGCCAAGAAGTTCCTCGACTTCCTCTCCCGACCGAAGAACGTGGACCGCTACGCGAAGACCCTGGGCGTCCTGCCCGGCCTCGGCAAGACCCCGGATGCGAAGGACTCCCCGCTGGCCGAGGTGCTCCCGCTGGTGGAAGAGGGCCGTACCGCACCCTACGCCAACTACCTGTGGTCCAACGGAGACACCCAGCAGACGCTGCTCCAGTCCGGGCAGCAGCTGCTGGACGGGAAGATCGACGTCCCGGAGCTGCTGCGCAAGATGGACAAGCAGTACGCGAAGGGCGCCCCGTGA
- a CDS encoding carbohydrate ABC transporter permease: MVLYPTVAGGLYAFTDWTGRAGGANFVGLDNFRQLLTAESARSALVNTLLIAAACTVVQTAAGLGLALALNTRLRSRNILRTLFFASALLPPLIIGFLWQYVLTPTGPLNTALDEVGLGALKQNWLGDGSIALGSVIAIIIWQNAGLTMVIYLAGLQGVPAELYEAAAIDGAGVWQRFRSVTLPLLLPATTIALSLTLIGSLKLFDQVFAMTGGGPGYATETLAVVMYKEAFVSGEFGYSAAIALVLTMLVFAFAMVQLRTLRRFEVDT; the protein is encoded by the coding sequence GTGGTCCTCTACCCGACGGTTGCCGGCGGGCTGTACGCGTTCACCGACTGGACGGGCCGGGCCGGCGGCGCGAACTTCGTCGGCCTGGACAACTTCCGCCAGCTGCTGACGGCGGAGTCCGCGCGCTCCGCCCTGGTCAACACCCTGCTGATCGCCGCGGCCTGCACGGTCGTCCAGACGGCGGCCGGGCTCGGCCTGGCCCTGGCGCTCAACACCCGGCTGCGCAGCCGCAACATACTGCGCACCCTCTTCTTCGCCTCCGCGCTGCTGCCGCCGTTGATCATCGGCTTCCTGTGGCAGTACGTCCTCACTCCCACCGGTCCGCTCAACACCGCCCTGGACGAGGTGGGCCTGGGCGCCCTGAAGCAGAACTGGCTGGGCGACGGTTCCATCGCGCTCGGCTCGGTGATCGCCATCATCATCTGGCAGAACGCCGGACTGACCATGGTCATCTACCTGGCCGGCCTTCAGGGCGTCCCGGCCGAACTGTACGAGGCCGCCGCCATCGACGGCGCCGGGGTCTGGCAGCGGTTCCGCTCGGTCACCCTGCCGCTGCTGCTGCCGGCGACCACGATCGCGCTATCCCTGACCCTCATCGGCAGCCTGAAACTCTTCGACCAGGTCTTCGCCATGACCGGCGGCGGCCCCGGCTACGCCACCGAGACGCTGGCGGTGGTCATGTACAAGGAGGCATTTGTCTCCGGCGAGTTCGGCTACAGCGCGGCCATCGCCCTGGTGCTCACCATGCTGGTCTTCGCCTTCGCCATGGTGCAGCTGCGCACGCTGAGACGCTTCGAGGTGGACACATGA
- a CDS encoding carbohydrate ABC transporter permease, whose product MSATHRRTGKRGTRRARAALGELTMIGAGVLFAFPFYVFLSISLKTPDQVAADPLGPPSGLHLDNYTTAWREAALGQALFNSTVVAVISVALLVALGSPAAYTLARRASRVSYATYLLFLLGIMIPLQLGMVPLYQLMRDANLLQTYTSLIIFNIGSQLPITVFLYAGFTRALPREYEEAARVDGAGTLRTFLAVVFPLLRPVTGTVVIISAINVWNEFLTPLLYVGGSAQQTLPVAIFAFRGEFSTNWGVIFAGMVLAILPILLVYFLLQKTIIKGFASGLKG is encoded by the coding sequence ATGAGCGCCACGCACCGCCGCACCGGCAAGCGCGGCACCCGCCGGGCGCGCGCCGCGCTGGGCGAGCTGACGATGATCGGCGCGGGGGTGCTGTTCGCATTCCCCTTCTACGTCTTCCTCAGCATCTCCCTGAAAACCCCGGACCAGGTCGCCGCCGACCCGCTGGGCCCGCCCTCCGGGCTGCACCTGGACAACTACACCACCGCCTGGCGCGAGGCCGCGCTCGGCCAGGCGCTGTTCAACTCCACCGTCGTCGCCGTCATCAGCGTCGCCCTGCTCGTCGCGCTGGGGTCGCCGGCCGCCTACACTCTCGCCCGCCGTGCCAGCCGCGTCAGCTACGCCACGTACCTGCTCTTCCTGCTGGGCATCATGATCCCGCTCCAGCTGGGCATGGTGCCGCTCTACCAGCTGATGCGCGACGCCAACCTGCTCCAGACCTACACTTCACTGATCATCTTCAACATCGGCAGTCAGCTGCCGATAACGGTCTTTCTCTACGCTGGCTTCACCCGGGCGCTGCCCCGGGAGTACGAGGAAGCCGCCCGGGTGGACGGCGCCGGCACCCTGCGCACCTTCCTCGCTGTCGTCTTCCCGCTGCTGCGCCCGGTCACCGGCACCGTGGTGATCATCTCCGCGATCAACGTGTGGAACGAGTTCCTCACACCGCTGCTCTACGTCGGCGGCAGCGCCCAGCAGACACTCCCCGTGGCCATCTTCGCCTTCCGCGGCGAGTTCAGCACCAACTGGGGCGTGATCTTCGCCGGCATGGTCCTCGCGATCCTGCCGATCCTGCTCGTCTACTTCCTCCTCCAGAAAACGATCATCAAGGGCTTCGCCTCCGGGCTGAAGGGCTGA
- a CDS encoding family 78 glycoside hydrolase catalytic domain produces MSVKVGGLTVEHTAEPVGIDVVPRFAWLVTDTTGRPVAPLAHRLLVRDRDGVRWDSGRVETTRTTEIVYGGPPLAPLRRHRWTVQVWVGGRRLTADSTFVTGVVDGDWHGASWLAGPEGATAAPLLRRPFTLPFEPVEAYLVVAAGGWARVELDGTPVQPYLLSPGFTDYDVRVQYVVSDVTAALRAGRHALGAELGRGFHSMARRNTWDWHTAPWHGPPRMRLLLLARDAAGATCAVVSDGSWRTVDGPTRADDLYAGEDYDIRHERPGYATDDHVEDAAWRPARVVPGPRGRLCHQRQPPIGVTETLAPASITERAPGHWVFAFPRVLAGWVRMKAPAAPGRGPTTVELRHGELLHPDGTVRAEDDRGYYDGRFQTHRVTLDDRALDWRPSFTYQGFQYVEVRAPGLTGPPALTAEAARTLVRRTGSFACSDPLLTRLHELTCRTVANNLHHLPTDTPAYEKNGWTGDGMLGTELFLLNFDAHELVAKWLTDVADSRHGCGAPAVIAPFGGWRMDWSPAPTWHAALVLGPWWLHRYTGDRRILAELWPDMVSYLEFELARSPGGLADTTLGDWVSPDTDPGGGNPPEDRQVAATAFLHAMALALADTADALGWPAESSRWRRTAARVRTAFRRTFVRPPGGGDGAPVVAGRGDAGFRQAHHVLALALRLLPPATARRAADALAADIRARGGHLATGALATKFLLPTLTAYGHLQLAHTVATRVTHPSWGYWVERGATTLWEHWSEESRSRGHYFLGTLDDWLFHTLAGLRPTEPGWGRTARARPQLPEGVDWVRASVRTPYGVLRCDIHRRP; encoded by the coding sequence ATGAGCGTGAAGGTGGGCGGGCTGACCGTCGAGCACACCGCCGAGCCCGTCGGCATCGATGTCGTGCCCCGGTTCGCGTGGCTCGTCACCGACACCACCGGGCGGCCGGTCGCGCCCCTCGCCCACCGGCTGCTGGTGCGCGACCGCGACGGCGTGCGCTGGGACAGCGGCCGGGTGGAGACCACCCGAACCACCGAGATCGTCTACGGCGGGCCGCCCCTTGCCCCCCTGCGCCGCCACCGCTGGACGGTCCAGGTATGGGTGGGCGGGCGGCGGCTGACCGCCGACTCCACCTTCGTCACCGGGGTGGTGGACGGCGACTGGCACGGCGCTTCCTGGCTGGCCGGCCCCGAGGGCGCAACGGCGGCCCCGCTGCTGCGCCGCCCCTTCACCCTGCCCTTCGAGCCCGTCGAGGCGTACCTGGTGGTGGCAGCGGGCGGCTGGGCCCGGGTCGAGCTGGACGGCACGCCCGTCCAGCCCTACCTGCTCAGCCCGGGGTTCACCGACTACGACGTCCGTGTCCAGTACGTCGTCAGCGACGTGACGGCGGCGCTGCGGGCGGGCCGGCACGCGCTCGGCGCCGAACTGGGCCGTGGCTTCCACAGCATGGCCCGGCGCAACACCTGGGACTGGCACACAGCGCCGTGGCACGGACCGCCCCGGATGCGCCTGCTGCTCCTGGCCCGGGACGCGGCGGGCGCCACCTGCGCGGTGGTCTCGGACGGCTCCTGGCGCACCGTCGACGGCCCCACCCGGGCCGACGACCTCTACGCCGGGGAGGACTACGACATCCGCCACGAGCGGCCCGGCTACGCCACCGACGACCACGTCGAGGATGCGGCCTGGCGCCCGGCCCGCGTGGTGCCGGGCCCCCGCGGCCGCCTCTGCCACCAGCGGCAGCCCCCGATCGGGGTCACCGAGACCCTCGCCCCGGCATCCATCACCGAACGGGCGCCGGGGCACTGGGTGTTCGCCTTCCCGCGGGTGCTGGCCGGCTGGGTACGGATGAAGGCCCCCGCCGCCCCCGGCCGCGGCCCGACGACGGTCGAGCTGCGGCACGGGGAACTGCTCCACCCGGACGGCACCGTCCGCGCCGAGGACGACCGCGGCTACTACGACGGGCGGTTCCAGACGCACCGAGTCACCCTCGACGACCGGGCGCTCGACTGGCGGCCGAGCTTCACCTACCAGGGCTTCCAGTACGTGGAGGTACGGGCCCCCGGGCTGACCGGGCCGCCCGCGCTGACCGCGGAGGCGGCCCGCACCCTGGTCCGCCGCACCGGCAGCTTCGCCTGCTCGGACCCGCTGCTCACCCGACTGCACGAGCTGACCTGCCGCACGGTGGCCAACAACCTGCACCACCTGCCCACCGACACCCCCGCCTACGAGAAGAACGGCTGGACCGGTGACGGGATGCTGGGCACCGAGCTGTTCCTGCTCAACTTTGACGCTCACGAACTGGTGGCCAAGTGGCTCACGGACGTCGCCGACTCCCGGCACGGCTGCGGCGCCCCGGCCGTCATCGCCCCCTTCGGCGGCTGGCGCATGGACTGGTCGCCCGCCCCCACCTGGCACGCCGCGCTGGTACTCGGCCCGTGGTGGCTGCACCGCTACACCGGCGACCGCCGCATCCTCGCGGAGCTGTGGCCCGACATGGTCTCCTACCTGGAGTTCGAACTGGCCCGCAGCCCCGGCGGGTTGGCCGACACCACGCTCGGCGACTGGGTGAGCCCGGACACCGACCCCGGGGGCGGCAACCCGCCGGAGGACCGCCAGGTCGCGGCCACGGCATTCCTGCACGCCATGGCGCTCGCCCTGGCCGACACCGCCGACGCCCTCGGCTGGCCGGCTGAGTCCTCACGCTGGCGGCGTACGGCGGCCCGGGTCCGCACCGCGTTCCGGCGCACGTTCGTACGGCCCCCGGGCGGCGGGGACGGGGCGCCGGTAGTTGCGGGCCGGGGAGACGCCGGCTTCCGCCAGGCCCACCACGTGCTGGCGCTGGCCCTGCGGCTGCTGCCGCCCGCGACCGCGCGCCGGGCCGCCGACGCCCTGGCCGCCGACATCCGCGCCCGCGGAGGCCACCTGGCCACCGGCGCGCTCGCCACCAAGTTCCTGCTGCCGACCCTCACCGCCTACGGGCACCTCCAGCTGGCGCACACCGTCGCCACCCGGGTCACCCATCCCAGCTGGGGCTACTGGGTCGAGCGCGGCGCGACCACACTGTGGGAGCACTGGAGCGAGGAATCCCGCTCCCGGGGCCACTACTTCCTGGGCACCCTCGACGACTGGCTCTTCCACACCCTGGCCGGGCTGCGCCCCACCGAGCCCGGCTGGGGCCGCACGGCGCGCGCCCGGCCGCAGCTACCGGAGGGCGTCGACTGGGTCCGCGCCTCGGTCCGCACGCCCTACGGCGTCCTGCGCTGCGACATACATCGGCGGCCATGA
- a CDS encoding SMI1/KNR4 family protein, giving the protein MAGSDDVQPAFWDTSSNYGVQRPLTDQDVQEAEQLLDVTLPTSLLDLLRAQNGGQVTGTRNAFRTDKPTSWSEDHIPFDHLMGIGHRERAVSLLDSPYLVEEWDLPSPLVLLSGDGHYWIALDYRACGRHGEPSVAWFDADFSVELALAPDFGSFVEGLSSSSDFD; this is encoded by the coding sequence ATGGCTGGTTCTGACGATGTGCAGCCCGCGTTCTGGGACACCTCCAGCAACTACGGCGTGCAGCGGCCGCTGACTGACCAGGATGTGCAGGAGGCCGAGCAACTGCTCGACGTCACGCTCCCAACCTCGCTGCTTGATCTGTTGCGCGCTCAGAACGGTGGCCAGGTGACAGGCACTCGGAACGCGTTCCGGACAGACAAGCCGACCTCTTGGAGCGAGGACCACATCCCGTTCGACCATCTGATGGGCATCGGCCACCGCGAACGCGCAGTCTCGTTGCTCGACAGCCCCTACCTGGTCGAGGAATGGGATCTGCCCTCGCCTCTCGTACTCCTCTCGGGCGACGGACACTACTGGATCGCGCTGGACTACCGTGCGTGCGGCCGACACGGAGAACCTTCAGTCGCGTGGTTCGACGCTGATTTCAGCGTGGAGTTGGCCCTCGCCCCGGACTTCGGGTCCTTCGTCGAGGGCCTCTCTTCCTCCAGCGACTTCGACTGA
- a CDS encoding IS5 family transposase: MTDAEWAVVRSLLPVPGWMNGKGGRPEGYCHRQMIDAIRYLVDNGIKWRAMPADFPAWDRVYAFFRRWRDHRLITEFHDRLRARVRESEGREREPTAAIVDSQSVKAAASVPARSRGFDGGKKINGRKRHLIVDCLGLLLMVLVTPADVTDRDAACGMLPRLLARHRKIRLVWADGGYAGRLVDWARNRLRLTLEIVKRSDDTRGFVVLPRRWCVERTLGWLMRSRRLTRDYETRPATSEAVVHWSMAMLMGRRIARHRT; the protein is encoded by the coding sequence ATGACCGACGCGGAGTGGGCGGTGGTCCGCAGCCTGCTACCGGTGCCGGGGTGGATGAACGGCAAGGGCGGCCGGCCGGAGGGCTATTGCCACCGGCAGATGATCGACGCAATCCGGTATCTCGTGGACAACGGGATCAAGTGGCGGGCGATGCCCGCGGACTTTCCCGCCTGGGACCGCGTCTACGCGTTCTTCCGCCGCTGGCGCGACCATCGCCTGATCACCGAGTTCCACGACCGACTGCGCGCCCGGGTTCGCGAAAGCGAGGGGCGGGAGAGGGAACCGACGGCCGCGATCGTCGACTCGCAGTCGGTCAAGGCAGCCGCGTCCGTCCCGGCACGCTCACGGGGCTTCGACGGGGGCAAGAAGATCAACGGCCGCAAGCGGCACCTGATCGTGGACTGCCTTGGTCTGCTGCTGATGGTGCTGGTCACCCCGGCCGACGTCACGGACCGGGACGCCGCCTGCGGCATGCTGCCCCGCCTGCTGGCCCGTCACCGCAAGATCCGGCTCGTGTGGGCCGATGGCGGCTACGCAGGCCGCCTCGTCGACTGGGCCAGGAACAGACTGCGCCTCACCCTGGAGATCGTCAAACGCAGCGACGACACCCGTGGCTTCGTCGTACTGCCCCGACGCTGGTGCGTGGAGCGCACCCTGGGCTGGCTGATGCGCTCCCGCCGCCTGACCCGCGACTACGAGACGCGCCCCGCCACCAGCGAAGCCGTGGTGCACTGGTCGATGGCCATGCTCATGGGACGCCGCATCGCCCGCCACCGCACCTGA